One Methanobacterium sp. genomic region harbors:
- a CDS encoding lasso peptide isopeptide bond-forming cyclase: protein MSAITGIFYRDGRKVDPELIKKMNNRLSHRGPDGSAVWCEGSIALGHQMLWTTPESLHEKLPFEDDSGLVITVDARIDNRDELSKELDIEDNEEVSDSYFILKAYEKWGEDCPDKLLGDFAFVIWDKNEEKLFCARDHMGVKPFYYYLDDKMFVFGTEIKALFCVPGVPRELNEIKIALFLQIEYIEDKICTFYENILRLIPAHSLSIYLNKNKLRKYWELDPNSKTLMNSEEDYINSFREIFEEAVRCRLRSAFPIGFDLSGGLDSSSIVCTAKNINMANNYHCPDLNTFSYIFDEFPQIDERFYIKKVVNTGGINAHYILCDKISPLEQANISLYYQDQPYSNPFLPIIRSSFKEMHNNSIRTLLCGAGGDYVIYTGKNYFLELAVTFQWYKLIKEIRASSKLMGSSVYKKVIHDVIYPLIPSNLKKRLKKFFYSYSYLNKDFMMELKINEKINEYPNNFQKFTKVNTAKKYHYLSLSGDSAQKHFETLDLMSESFSLDLRYPYYDKRLIEFCYSIPTEMKFKVWNRFIQRVAMEGILPSEVQWRTNKASFRPFLTRNLFLFEKESLEMMFRNGEIIKDYMNFEKLKKIYKKYEHNKRISYTDTYFLYLALILFFWLK from the coding sequence ATGAGCGCGATTACAGGGATTTTTTACAGGGATGGGCGAAAAGTTGATCCAGAACTAATTAAAAAGATGAACAACAGGCTTTCTCACAGGGGACCTGATGGATCTGCTGTCTGGTGTGAAGGATCAATTGCTTTAGGTCATCAGATGCTCTGGACAACTCCAGAATCTTTACATGAAAAACTTCCCTTTGAAGATGATTCAGGACTTGTTATTACAGTTGATGCCAGGATAGACAACAGGGACGAGCTTTCAAAGGAACTGGATATAGAAGATAACGAGGAAGTATCAGACAGCTATTTTATTTTGAAAGCTTACGAAAAATGGGGTGAAGATTGTCCTGATAAGCTTTTGGGAGATTTTGCTTTTGTTATCTGGGATAAAAATGAGGAAAAGTTGTTTTGTGCCAGGGACCATATGGGTGTGAAGCCTTTTTACTATTATTTAGATGATAAGATGTTTGTTTTTGGGACGGAGATTAAGGCGCTTTTTTGTGTTCCAGGGGTTCCGCGTGAGTTGAATGAGATAAAAATAGCACTTTTTCTACAAATAGAATATATTGAAGATAAAATATGCACTTTTTATGAGAATATTTTAAGATTGATTCCTGCACATTCTTTATCAATTTACCTAAATAAAAATAAATTAAGAAAGTATTGGGAACTTGATCCAAATTCTAAGACCTTAATGAATTCTGAAGAGGATTATATAAATTCATTTCGTGAAATATTTGAAGAAGCGGTAAGATGCCGTTTACGTAGTGCATTTCCAATTGGATTTGATTTAAGTGGTGGATTAGATTCTTCATCTATAGTATGTACTGCAAAAAATATTAATATGGCTAATAATTATCATTGCCCTGATTTAAACACATTTTCATACATTTTTGATGAATTTCCTCAAATTGATGAGCGTTTTTATATTAAAAAAGTTGTGAATACAGGTGGAATTAACGCCCATTATATTCTTTGTGACAAAATAAGTCCATTAGAACAAGCAAATATTAGTTTATATTATCAAGATCAGCCTTATTCAAATCCTTTCTTACCTATTATTAGGAGTTCATTTAAAGAAATGCATAATAATAGTATAAGAACTTTATTATGTGGTGCAGGTGGTGATTATGTCATCTACACTGGAAAAAATTACTTTCTTGAATTAGCCGTTACATTTCAGTGGTATAAATTAATTAAAGAGATTCGAGCTTCCTCAAAACTTATGGGGAGTAGTGTCTATAAAAAAGTTATCCATGATGTCATTTATCCATTGATTCCCTCTAATTTAAAGAAAAGATTAAAAAAATTCTTTTACTCTTATAGTTACTTGAATAAAGATTTTATGATGGAATTAAAAATTAATGAAAAAATAAATGAATATCCTAATAATTTTCAAAAATTTACAAAAGTAAACACGGCTAAAAAATATCATTATCTTTCGCTTAGTGGTGATAGTGCTCAAAAACATTTTGAAACATTAGATCTAATGTCTGAATCATTTTCTCTTGATTTAAGATATCCTTATTATGACAAAAGACTTATTGAGTTCTGTTATTCTATACCGACTGAAATGAAATTTAAAGTATGGAACAGATTTATTCAGCGTGTTGCGATGGAAGGAATACTTCCTTCAGAAGTCCAATGGCGTACCAATAAAGCAAGTTTCCGCCCATTTCTTACAAGGAACTTATTTCTATTTGAAAAAGAGTCTTTGGAAATGATGTTTAGAAATGGTGAAATAATTAAAGATTATATGAATTTTGAAAAACTTAAAAAAATTTATAAAAAATATGAACATAATAAAAGAATTTCGTACACTGATACTTATTTTTTGTATCTTGCTTTAATATTATTTTTTTGGTTGAAATAA
- a CDS encoding lasso peptide biosynthesis B2 protein: MGIIRSFLKLTFEDKCILIKSFFLLWVIRIMLWILPFSVIQKVISRFTAVSGESHAIPLEKLTWAVAVMSRYVPKATCLTRALTAQILLAGQNYNSNLKIGVSKNNGEFEAHAWLESDDKIILGESEVEYTPILNIGEK; the protein is encoded by the coding sequence ATGGGAATAATTCGCAGTTTTTTAAAATTGACTTTTGAAGATAAATGTATTTTAATTAAATCTTTCTTCTTACTATGGGTAATTAGAATAATGCTGTGGATACTCCCTTTTTCGGTTATTCAAAAGGTTATAAGTAGATTCACTGCAGTTTCAGGTGAATCTCACGCTATTCCCCTTGAAAAATTGACCTGGGCTGTTGCGGTTATGAGCAGATATGTGCCTAAGGCCACGTGTCTTACTCGTGCTTTAACTGCGCAGATATTACTTGCAGGGCAGAATTATAATTCTAACCTTAAAATAGGAGTTTCCAAAAATAATGGGGAATTTGAAGCCCATGCATGGTTAGAATCTGATGATAAAATAATTCTGGGTGAATCAGAAGTTGAATATACTCCTATATTGAACATAGGTGAAAAATAA
- a CDS encoding PqqD family protein → MIHKISDLSVISVTKEAVHCDVEDEVVILGLKDGVYYGLNPVGAFIWNIIIQEPKTVAEIRDAVLEEYDVSEEVCEKDLVELIAELSDKGLVEVEEN, encoded by the coding sequence ATGATACATAAAATATCTGATTTATCTGTGATTTCTGTCACAAAGGAAGCGGTTCACTGCGACGTGGAAGATGAAGTTGTAATTTTAGGTCTTAAAGACGGCGTTTATTACGGCTTAAATCCAGTAGGGGCATTTATATGGAATATTATTATCCAAGAACCGAAAACTGTGGCTGAAATTCGTGATGCAGTCCTTGAAGAGTACGATGTTTCAGAAGAAGTATGTGAAAAGGACCTGGTGGAACTAATTGCAGAACTTTCAGATAAAGGGCTTGTTGAAGTTGAGGAAAATTGA
- a CDS encoding DUF1616 domain-containing protein has protein sequence MKRPNNTDIILVVLLAVISIICITAPYLNKYIIVLIPYGLLLFLLPGYSIVSALSTKKSGLITKILVGILISMVITFILISTIHYTKTPFRYRLIIIALFTIFFAAVGYIRRVISSKKPDRYVICENCNGYYKLEEGESLEDFEACRCGGQLKYAEDNILSKEEPKRKKKSQKEKKSKTEDLQYLICENCGGRYTLKEGESLEDFESCHCGGRLKYAKEYFKLNSSSRSKIFSNSFLLVIILTLAAVIAVVFNSISSSIIRSIMVLPLLFFLSGYSIINIIYPQLSKFKLVISSFILSTVVTFLLCLAFSSAVKVSPANVITGLACLTIILTVISKIRGPKLSKAEKEVEEKKVQKRSNLGTALLKSIAVRNKQSAPHTKNSVTELPKSPQQAPHDANSVSKSQGKKSIFSDIVLVWLISALCAISVLIPQLETTALKSVFGFLLILFVSGYSLIVVIYPRKESLEGIERFALSFGLSLFITSIISFTVYSQLGTRINYIFLVVSILTFILGFLAYIRRWNLPEEDRFSVNFKYYFNRIIESFRGESRKDKILSIILAVSIILAISATAYVIAVPKEGEKFTEFYILGPDGKASNYPTNLTVGQTGNVTVGIVNHEYSTVNYEMIIKLNNQTINDTNITLSNNETWQQPFTFTPYTYGQNQELEFELYKLPDNSTVYRSLHLWINAG, from the coding sequence ATGAAAAGACCAAACAACACAGACATTATTTTAGTAGTTTTACTGGCAGTGATATCTATAATCTGTATCACGGCTCCATATTTAAACAAATACATAATAGTGTTAATTCCATATGGGCTTTTACTGTTCCTTTTACCAGGGTATTCCATTGTAAGTGCATTATCTACTAAAAAAAGCGGATTAATCACTAAAATATTAGTGGGCATCCTTATAAGTATGGTTATTACATTTATATTGATTTCAACTATCCATTACACTAAAACACCATTTAGATACCGCTTAATAATTATAGCATTATTTACTATATTTTTTGCAGCAGTTGGGTACATAAGGAGAGTTATATCTTCCAAGAAACCAGATAGATATGTAATCTGTGAAAACTGTAACGGTTATTATAAACTTGAGGAAGGTGAATCTTTAGAAGATTTTGAAGCATGCCGCTGCGGAGGTCAATTAAAGTATGCTGAAGATAATATCCTGTCTAAAGAGGAGCCAAAGAGGAAAAAAAAATCTCAAAAAGAGAAGAAATCTAAAACTGAAGATCTCCAGTACCTCATATGTGAAAACTGCGGCGGCCGATACACCCTTAAAGAAGGAGAGTCCTTAGAAGACTTTGAATCATGCCACTGCGGGGGCAGATTGAAATATGCCAAAGAATATTTTAAATTGAACTCCAGCAGTAGATCTAAGATTTTTTCAAACAGCTTTTTACTGGTAATTATCCTTACACTTGCTGCTGTAATTGCAGTGGTCTTTAATTCAATAAGCAGTAGTATTATCAGGTCCATTATGGTTTTACCTTTACTGTTCTTTTTATCAGGTTATTCTATTATCAACATTATTTACCCCCAGTTATCTAAATTTAAGCTTGTAATATCAAGTTTTATTTTAAGTACAGTTGTCACATTTTTACTGTGTTTAGCATTCAGCAGTGCTGTAAAAGTTTCCCCTGCAAATGTTATTACAGGTTTAGCATGCCTTACAATTATATTAACAGTTATTTCCAAAATTAGAGGGCCTAAATTAAGCAAAGCCGAAAAAGAAGTAGAAGAAAAAAAGGTGCAAAAACGATCCAATTTAGGTACAGCACTCTTAAAATCCATTGCAGTTAGAAATAAACAATCAGCACCACATACTAAAAATTCAGTAACTGAATTACCAAAAAGTCCTCAGCAGGCACCACATGATGCAAATTCAGTATCTAAATCACAAGGGAAAAAATCTATCTTTTCAGATATTGTACTTGTATGGTTAATCAGTGCTTTATGTGCGATTTCCGTTCTAATTCCCCAATTAGAAACTACTGCTTTAAAAAGTGTTTTTGGATTTTTATTGATATTATTTGTCTCAGGATACTCTTTAATAGTAGTTATATATCCAAGAAAAGAGAGTTTGGAAGGTATAGAACGTTTTGCATTAAGCTTTGGATTAAGTTTATTTATTACTTCGATAATTAGTTTCACAGTGTATAGTCAACTTGGAACACGAATAAATTACATTTTTTTAGTTGTTTCAATTTTGACATTCATATTAGGTTTCTTAGCTTACATCAGGAGGTGGAATCTACCTGAAGAGGATAGGTTCAGTGTCAACTTCAAATATTATTTCAACAGGATCATTGAATCATTCAGGGGAGAATCAAGAAAAGATAAAATTTTATCCATCATCCTTGCAGTTTCCATTATCCTTGCAATTTCTGCCACAGCTTATGTGATTGCAGTCCCTAAGGAAGGTGAAAAATTCACAGAATTCTACATTTTAGGTCCAGATGGAAAAGCAAGCAACTACCCCACAAATTTAACAGTGGGGCAAACCGGGAACGTGACAGTAGGAATTGTAAATCACGAATATTCCACCGTTAACTATGAAATGATAATAAAATTAAACAACCAGACTATAAACGACACCAATATCACACTATCCAACAACGAAACATGGCAGCAGCCTTTCACATTTACGCCATATACATACGGCCAAAACCAGGAGCTTGAATTCGAACTTTACAAACTACCAGATAATAGCACAGTCTACAGGTCTCTTCACCTGTGGATTAATGCGGGATAA
- a CDS encoding tetratricopeptide repeat protein, whose amino-acid sequence MDKMDAKMAFDLGNTSYAQGRLEEAISYYKKAVNLFKNTNDPRKEADALLGIGDSYISLNKPEDAQKYYNSSLNLYNAAEDIIGEGYALTGLGISFERYKDYEEARECYEKSIKKFQKAGDYKRAGMVSNLIANTFELQDAFEDAVMDYKRSLELFEKVKDREREARVKDAMKDIESKRYSVISSKKDIAALIVYFIAISAAEISVTYVNMQMGLVLEMIILFALLIHSSFHESYNFSTLLRSMMALPMIRIIGLSIPIMQIQPLYWFPIIAIPLFAASFTLIRAQKLTRKKIGLVLGNIPLQLTIALSGVLLGFTEYLILKPAPLISTLSVETVLFGAVILTISTGFAEELLFRGILQKNAENVFGKVFGLLYASILFTALHVGWQSGLDLAFVFSVALFYGYAFQKTRSLLGVTLSHGISNSFLFLIMPFIFPAVAPYLATVF is encoded by the coding sequence ATGGATAAAATGGATGCTAAGATGGCATTTGATTTAGGAAATACTTCTTATGCTCAGGGAAGACTTGAAGAAGCAATTTCCTATTACAAAAAAGCAGTAAACTTATTTAAAAATACAAATGATCCTCGAAAGGAAGCAGATGCTCTTTTAGGAATAGGTGATAGTTATATATCTTTAAATAAACCGGAGGATGCTCAAAAGTATTATAATTCATCTCTAAATCTTTATAACGCTGCTGAAGATATAATTGGTGAAGGTTATGCACTTACTGGGCTGGGAATCTCTTTTGAAAGATACAAAGACTATGAAGAAGCACGTGAATGCTATGAAAAGTCCATTAAAAAATTTCAGAAAGCTGGTGATTATAAACGTGCAGGAATGGTATCAAACCTTATAGCAAATACTTTTGAACTTCAGGATGCATTTGAAGATGCTGTGATGGATTATAAACGTTCTTTAGAATTATTTGAAAAGGTTAAAGACCGTGAAAGGGAGGCCCGTGTTAAAGATGCAATGAAAGACATCGAGTCCAAAAGGTATAGTGTTATATCTTCTAAAAAAGATATAGCAGCACTTATTGTTTATTTCATCGCAATTTCCGCTGCAGAAATTTCTGTTACATATGTCAATATGCAAATGGGCCTTGTTTTAGAGATGATTATACTGTTTGCCCTTTTAATCCATTCATCCTTTCATGAATCTTATAATTTTTCAACCCTTCTTAGATCAATGATGGCTCTACCTATGATTAGAATAATTGGGCTTTCAATACCTATCATGCAGATCCAGCCCCTTTACTGGTTCCCCATAATTGCGATTCCGCTATTTGCTGCATCATTTACATTAATAAGGGCTCAAAAACTCACCCGAAAGAAAATAGGGTTAGTTTTAGGTAATATTCCCCTTCAACTAACTATAGCTTTAAGCGGGGTACTTTTAGGGTTTACTGAATATTTAATACTTAAACCTGCTCCATTAATTTCTACGCTTTCTGTAGAAACAGTTCTGTTTGGGGCTGTAATCCTTACAATATCAACAGGGTTTGCAGAAGAATTACTGTTTCGAGGTATACTTCAAAAAAATGCAGAAAATGTATTTGGAAAGGTATTTGGTTTACTGTATGCTTCCATACTCTTTACAGCTCTTCACGTTGGGTGGCAATCTGGTTTGGATTTAGCTTTTGTATTCAGCGTAGCGTTATTCTATGGTTATGCTTTCCAGAAAACAAGAAGTTTGCTGGGAGTTACATTATCTCACGGAATCTCCAATTCATTCCTGTTTCTAATCATGCCGTTTATCTTCCCAGCTGTAGCGCCTTATCTAGCAACTGTTTTTTGA
- a CDS encoding glycosyltransferase family 2 protein translates to MTKITAILPAYNEEVSLGSVVLNTKKYVNNVIVIDDGSTDSTVEIAELAGAEVISHPSNKGKGAALKTGFEAAKTSEIIVTIDSDGQHDPKEIPKLVAPIINGEADIVNGSRYINGNKKDTPSYRRVGQTVLDKATNLGSGLEITDSQSGYRAFARHAVPAFRFSSVNFGIESEMLMDASNAGLRIKEVEINVRYDVDGSTKHPVSHGIGVLMRVINDLEFQRPLYYFTLPGAIIVITGVVLGLLFFGDYLGGGSRSLLPTILAIMMTMAGGFLAFTGIILDSMSRMINRVVNDPNYDIRASEISSTKVKQQGK, encoded by the coding sequence ATGACTAAAATAACAGCCATACTACCTGCTTACAATGAAGAGGTATCCCTCGGAAGTGTTGTACTTAATACTAAAAAATATGTGAACAATGTAATTGTAATTGATGACGGCAGTACTGACAGTACTGTAGAAATCGCAGAACTTGCAGGTGCAGAAGTAATAAGTCATCCTTCTAATAAAGGAAAAGGTGCAGCATTAAAAACTGGTTTTGAAGCTGCAAAAACCTCCGAAATTATAGTAACTATAGATTCTGACGGTCAACACGACCCAAAAGAAATACCAAAACTGGTAGCTCCCATAATAAACGGTGAAGCGGACATCGTAAACGGCAGCAGATATATCAACGGGAATAAAAAAGATACTCCATCCTACAGGCGTGTTGGTCAAACAGTGCTGGATAAAGCCACTAATTTAGGCAGCGGACTCGAGATTACAGATAGTCAAAGTGGATACAGGGCATTTGCAAGGCATGCAGTACCTGCTTTCAGATTCAGCAGCGTCAATTTTGGTATCGAAAGTGAAATGCTTATGGATGCATCCAATGCAGGGCTGCGGATCAAAGAAGTTGAAATTAATGTCAGATATGATGTAGACGGCTCTACAAAACATCCTGTAAGTCACGGTATAGGCGTGCTGATGAGGGTAATAAATGATCTTGAATTTCAAAGACCTTTATACTATTTTACATTACCTGGAGCTATAATAGTTATAACTGGAGTAGTATTGGGCCTTCTATTCTTCGGGGACTACTTAGGAGGCGGATCTAGGAGCCTGCTCCCCACGATCCTTGCAATAATGATGACAATGGCAGGTGGATTTTTGGCATTTACAGGAATAATTTTAGACTCCATGAGTCGAATGATAAACAGGGTTGTAAATGATCCTAATTATGATATCCGTGCCAGTGAAATTTCCAGCACTAAAGTCAAACAACAGGGAAAATAA